Proteins encoded together in one Campylobacter concisus window:
- a CDS encoding outer membrane beta-barrel protein encodes MKNCVLKSVLALSLAGSFALAQGGFVGVEGGYDFSSKLTDDTGSAKDSRPNIGIKGGYDFGVARVYGGYFYHTEGKKSNKGSVNGVSGTIDAKWTNHKLVVGGDYTPAITDNFKLIAGLYTGISIIDLNLEARSSTVRATYDLTQAGWLFGARLGAEYSFDEHNALEFGVKADRSWYDTDEIKNLKSTDIGAYLGYTYKF; translated from the coding sequence ATGAAAAATTGCGTTTTAAAAAGTGTTTTGGCACTTTCACTTGCTGGCTCATTTGCTTTAGCACAAGGTGGATTTGTCGGAGTTGAGGGCGGCTATGATTTTAGCTCAAAGCTAACAGATGATACTGGTAGCGCAAAGGATAGCAGACCTAATATTGGTATCAAAGGCGGTTATGACTTTGGAGTAGCTAGAGTTTATGGTGGATACTTCTATCATACAGAGGGCAAGAAGAGCAATAAAGGTTCAGTTAATGGTGTTAGTGGCACAATAGATGCAAAATGGACTAATCATAAACTTGTAGTAGGTGGTGATTATACCCCAGCAATAACAGACAACTTTAAACTAATTGCTGGTCTTTATACAGGTATCTCAATTATTGACCTAAATTTAGAAGCTAGATCATCTACTGTAAGAGCTACTTATGACCTTACACAAGCTGGATGGTTATTTGGTGCAAGACTTGGTGCTGAGTATAGTTTTGATGAACACAATGCACTTGAGTTTGGTGTAAAAGCTGATAGATCTTGGTATGACACAGATGAAATTAAAAATCTTAAATCAACAGATATCGGCGCTTACCTAGGCTATACATATAAATTTTAA
- a CDS encoding CTP synthase: MAKETKYIFITGGVLSSLGKGIAAASIATLLKNSGLKVSVLKADPYINVDPGTMSPLEHGEVFVTDDGAETDLDLGHYERFLDESLSQDNNFTTGRVYSSVIEKERRGDYLGKTIQVIPHIVGEIVDRIKKAGEGKDVLIVEIGGTVGDIEGLPFLEAIRALRVEVGKKRALNIHLTLVPFIKVAGELKTKPTQHSVGELRRIGITPDIIICRSEMPLNRELKDKIAASCGVEKNCVIESLDSASIYQIPLSFLKQDILTPIAENLGFGELKPDMANWDSLVKRIIAPTNETTIAFVGKYIDLKESYKSLTEGIIHAGANLDARVNLRWIDSEKIEESNVNELLKDVDGILVAGGFGERGVLGKMQAIKFARENKIPYLGICLGMQLALIEFARDVLGLEDANSMEFNKECKNPIIYLIDSFIDAHGKKQIRTHTSPLGGTMRLGAYNCDIKPKTLLAEIYGNAKSVKERHRHRYEANPKYKEVFEKAGLIVSGESDGLVEAIELKGHPWFVGVQCHPEFTSRLTRPNPVILGFIKASLANHVK; this comes from the coding sequence ATGGCAAAAGAGACGAAGTATATTTTTATCACAGGCGGCGTTTTAAGCTCACTTGGAAAAGGCATCGCAGCTGCGTCTATCGCGACATTACTTAAAAATTCTGGCTTAAAGGTGAGCGTCTTAAAAGCTGACCCATATATCAACGTAGATCCAGGCACGATGAGCCCACTAGAACACGGCGAAGTCTTTGTTACAGACGATGGCGCTGAAACAGACCTAGACCTTGGTCACTACGAGAGATTTTTAGATGAGAGCCTAAGTCAGGATAATAACTTCACAACGGGTAGAGTTTATAGCTCGGTTATCGAAAAAGAGCGCCGTGGCGATTACCTTGGAAAGACTATACAAGTGATCCCTCATATCGTTGGTGAGATCGTTGATCGTATCAAAAAAGCAGGCGAGGGCAAAGATGTACTCATCGTTGAGATCGGCGGAACCGTTGGCGACATCGAGGGACTCCCATTTTTAGAGGCGATAAGGGCGCTAAGAGTAGAAGTTGGCAAAAAAAGAGCGCTAAATATCCACCTAACGCTCGTGCCATTTATCAAAGTAGCTGGCGAGCTAAAAACAAAGCCAACCCAGCACAGCGTAGGCGAGCTAAGACGCATCGGCATAACCCCAGATATCATCATCTGCAGATCTGAAATGCCGCTAAACCGCGAGCTAAAAGATAAGATCGCAGCAAGCTGTGGTGTGGAGAAAAACTGCGTCATAGAAAGCTTAGACAGTGCAAGTATCTATCAAATTCCACTTTCATTTTTAAAGCAAGATATATTAACACCGATCGCTGAAAATTTAGGCTTTGGCGAGCTAAAACCAGACATGGCAAACTGGGATAGCCTAGTAAAAAGGATCATCGCTCCAACGAACGAAACTACAATCGCCTTTGTAGGCAAATATATCGATCTAAAAGAGAGCTACAAGAGTCTAACTGAGGGCATTATCCACGCTGGAGCAAATTTAGATGCTAGGGTAAATTTACGCTGGATAGATAGCGAAAAGATAGAAGAGAGCAATGTAAATGAGCTTTTAAAAGACGTGGATGGTATCTTAGTAGCTGGTGGCTTTGGCGAAAGAGGCGTTTTAGGCAAGATGCAGGCCATAAAATTTGCTCGTGAAAATAAGATCCCATATCTTGGAATTTGCCTTGGTATGCAGCTGGCACTAATCGAGTTTGCAAGGGATGTTTTGGGTTTAGAGGATGCAAATTCTATGGAATTTAACAAAGAGTGCAAAAATCCTATCATCTATCTAATAGATAGCTTCATCGATGCCCACGGCAAAAAGCAGATAAGAACGCACACAAGCCCACTTGGCGGCACTATGAGGCTAGGTGCTTACAACTGCGACATCAAGCCAAAGACGCTTTTGGCTGAAATTTACGGCAACGCAAAGAGCGTAAAAGAGCGACACCGCCACCGCTACGAGGCAAATCCAAAATACAAAGAGGTCTTTGAAAAGGCTGGTCTAATAGTAAGTGGCGAAAGCGACGGACTAGTAGAGGCGATCGAGCTAAAAGGCCATCCGTGGTTTGTAGGCGTGCAGTGTCACCCTGAATTTACTAGCCGCTTAACTAGACCAAACCCTGTGATACTAGGCTTTATAAAAGCAAGCTTGGCTAATCACGTAAAATGA
- a CDS encoding DUF4492 domain-containing protein: MIKNCLKNIASLYIDGFKNMKIGKKLWLLIAIKLIIMFGILKVFIFDETLNTKFQTDEEKSEFVIRNLIKE; encoded by the coding sequence ATGATTAAAAACTGCTTAAAAAACATTGCCTCTTTATATATAGACGGCTTTAAAAATATGAAAATAGGCAAGAAACTATGGCTTCTCATAGCGATAAAGCTTATCATTATGTTTGGAATTTTAAAGGTCTTCATCTTTGACGAGACCCTTAATACCAAATTTCAAACCGACGAAGAAAAAAGCGAATTTGTAATTCGTAATTTAATAAAGGAATAA
- a CDS encoding cytochrome ubiquinol oxidase subunit I — translation MSEMDFVDWSRAQFALTAIYHFLFVPLTLGLSFIIAIMETIYVKTGDKAWLEITKFWLKLFGINFAIGVATGIIMEFEFGTNWANYSWFVGDIFGAPLAIEGLLAFFMESTFFAIMFFGWDKVSKKFHLLSTWLVAIGSNLSALWILIANGWMQYPIGMKFNPDTARMEMQNFFEVALNPLGITKFLHTVTSGYTISALFVIGISAWFLIQKRHILLAKKSIVVASAFGLITSAFLLLSGDESAYLAAQKQPMKLAAMEGLYKGEKNAGLVAAGILNPAKKLGDESDAFLLEIKVPYALGIMANRELDSFTPGINDLLYGNSEHNLISVEEKMAKGKVAIEALKNYKEAKKANDESLMKSSLSNLESNLNFLGYGYLKDAKDAVPPVALTFYSFHIMVALGTYFIALFVITLYLNLSRKYKFENIRAFLWICLFTIPLGYIAAEAGWIVAEVGRQPWAIQDLMTVGVGATNLSDSNVKISFILFAVLFTVLLIAEIKIMLKQIKIGFNDHA, via the coding sequence ATGTCTGAGATGGATTTTGTTGATTGGTCTAGGGCTCAGTTTGCGCTGACTGCCATTTACCACTTTTTGTTTGTCCCGCTTACGTTGGGGCTAAGTTTTATCATCGCCATTATGGAGACGATATATGTCAAAACTGGCGATAAGGCCTGGCTTGAGATAACGAAATTTTGGCTAAAGCTCTTTGGTATAAATTTCGCTATCGGCGTTGCTACTGGCATCATCATGGAGTTTGAGTTTGGTACAAACTGGGCGAATTATAGCTGGTTTGTAGGTGATATATTTGGCGCTCCGCTTGCGATAGAAGGCTTGCTAGCATTTTTCATGGAGAGTACATTTTTTGCCATTATGTTTTTTGGCTGGGATAAAGTCAGTAAGAAATTTCACCTGCTTTCAACTTGGCTTGTTGCGATCGGTTCAAATTTAAGTGCACTTTGGATCTTGATCGCAAATGGCTGGATGCAGTATCCAATAGGCATGAAATTTAACCCAGATACAGCTAGAATGGAGATGCAAAATTTCTTCGAAGTCGCACTAAATCCACTTGGCATAACTAAATTTTTACACACAGTAACTAGCGGCTACACTATCTCGGCTCTTTTTGTGATAGGAATTTCTGCTTGGTTTTTGATCCAAAAACGCCACATCTTGCTTGCTAAAAAAAGCATCGTCGTTGCTAGTGCATTTGGCCTTATCACTTCGGCATTTTTGCTACTTAGTGGCGATGAGAGCGCATATCTTGCGGCTCAAAAGCAGCCTATGAAACTTGCAGCCATGGAGGGACTTTACAAGGGCGAGAAAAACGCTGGCCTAGTTGCTGCTGGCATTTTAAACCCAGCTAAAAAGCTTGGCGATGAGAGCGATGCCTTTTTACTTGAGATAAAGGTACCTTACGCACTTGGCATCATGGCAAACAGAGAGCTTGACTCATTTACACCAGGCATAAACGACCTACTTTATGGCAATAGCGAGCACAATCTAATAAGCGTTGAAGAGAAGATGGCAAAAGGCAAAGTCGCTATCGAAGCTCTTAAAAACTACAAAGAGGCTAAAAAAGCAAATGACGAGAGCTTGATGAAAAGCTCACTTTCAAATTTAGAGAGCAACCTAAATTTCTTAGGATATGGCTATCTTAAGGACGCAAAAGATGCTGTGCCGCCAGTTGCACTTACATTTTATAGCTTCCACATCATGGTCGCACTTGGCACTTACTTCATAGCTCTTTTTGTTATCACTCTTTATCTAAATCTCTCAAGAAAATATAAATTTGAAAACATAAGAGCATTTTTGTGGATCTGCCTCTTTACCATACCGCTTGGCTACATCGCAGCTGAGGCTGGCTGGATAGTAGCAGAGGTCGGCCGTCAGCCATGGGCAATACAAGATCTCATGACCGTCGGCGTCGGAGCTACAAATTTATCTGACTCAAATGTCAAAATTTCATTTATATTATTTGCTGTTTTATTTACGGTCTTGCTAATTGCCGAGATCAAGATCATGCTTAAGCAAATAAAGATAGGATTTAACGATCATGCATAG
- a CDS encoding cytochrome d ubiquinol oxidase subunit II — MMHSLSLENLQIYWWFIVSLLGGLLVFMMFVQGGQTLIFSLGKDELKKDMLINSIGRKWELTFTTLVMFGGACFAAFPLFYATSFGGAYWVWLAILFCFIIQAVSYEYRKKPDNFLGARTYEIFLFINGSLGVILIGMAVSTFFSGSDFVLNEHNFVEWKTPFRGLEALSNPYLYLLGIAMFFLSRIGGCLYLMNNIADGEFIQNARKQLLVNTVLFLPFFLGFLAWILTKDGFAYDANGVVSLVAYKYAINLIEMPIAGVLLLVGVLLVLVGIFQGAFTKSIRGIFAYGVGVTLAVTALFLITGLNGTAFYPSFSDLSSSLTIKNASSSHYTLGVMAYVSLLVPFVLAYIVVVWRAIDSKKITQDEIKNDHHAY; from the coding sequence ATCATGCATAGTTTAAGCTTAGAAAATTTACAAATTTATTGGTGGTTTATAGTTAGCCTTCTTGGCGGACTTTTGGTATTTATGATGTTTGTTCAAGGCGGTCAAACGCTCATCTTTAGCCTTGGCAAGGACGAGCTTAAAAAAGATATGCTCATAAATTCTATCGGTAGAAAATGGGAGCTTACATTTACGACGCTTGTTATGTTTGGTGGCGCGTGCTTTGCGGCGTTCCCGCTATTTTACGCTACTAGTTTTGGTGGCGCTTACTGGGTTTGGCTGGCTATTTTATTTTGCTTTATCATCCAAGCTGTAAGCTACGAGTACCGCAAAAAGCCTGATAACTTCTTAGGCGCTAGGACTTATGAAATTTTCCTTTTCATAAATGGCTCGCTTGGTGTTATCCTTATTGGTATGGCGGTTAGTACATTCTTTAGCGGTAGTGACTTTGTGCTAAATGAGCACAACTTTGTCGAGTGGAAAACTCCATTTCGTGGTCTTGAAGCTTTATCAAATCCTTACTTGTACTTGCTTGGCATAGCGATGTTTTTCTTATCTCGCATAGGCGGCTGCTTATATCTTATGAACAACATCGCTGATGGCGAATTTATACAAAACGCTAGAAAACAGCTACTTGTTAATACCGTGCTATTCTTGCCATTTTTCCTAGGATTTCTTGCGTGGATACTTACAAAAGATGGCTTTGCATACGACGCAAACGGCGTAGTTAGCCTTGTTGCTTACAAATACGCTATAAATTTGATCGAGATGCCTATCGCTGGCGTGTTGCTACTTGTTGGCGTGCTTTTGGTGCTTGTTGGAATTTTCCAAGGAGCATTTACAAAAAGCATCCGTGGAATTTTTGCTTACGGCGTTGGCGTTACGCTAGCTGTGACCGCACTATTTTTGATAACAGGACTAAATGGCACAGCATTTTATCCGTCATTTAGCGATCTTTCTAGCTCGCTAACTATCAAAAATGCAAGCTCAAGCCACTACACACTTGGCGTCATGGCCTATGTTAGCTTGCTAGTGCCTTTCGTGCTTGCTTATATCGTCGTAGTTTGGAGAGCGATAGATAGCAAGAAGATCACACAAGATGAGATCAAAAACGATCATCACGCATACTAA
- a CDS encoding aryl-sulfate sulfotransferase — protein MSKNFLGSVALAAVLISGISVGVTPLEAGVLAHHVKVQGELGSVFINPYDVSPLTAVIDRAGKDIKDIHVKVKGKPDGGIDIDYNVSEHALLTHDGVPIWGLYPDYLNEVVLSYTFNGAKKVETYKIYAQPIVTYSRDFRFSHMQKTHVKKVDPAFKNRLYLINNTITSIYKPLDWKNGGAASWNDFTENYIVDTKGEVRWYLDYQKFYDRSERRVMDGGMMMGFHQLKNGDISFGMAQRYLRYDLMGKEIYNRPLPRGYIDLSHEVMPLKDDHALLRVAKYNYHHKNGKISHTIRDHIIEVDNTGKVVEEWDLNEIFGNNVYRSNLIKALDARAVCLNIDMDAKEIKISDDQPFGDVTSTGTGRNWAHVNSISYDESDDSIILSLRHQGIVKIGRDKKVKWILASPEGWSEDFKAKVLTPVDSKGNKIKCENSKCEGEFDWSWTQHTAWLTPRYENKGDIKHISVFDNGDGRGMEQPAFKEDKYSRAVEYKIDEKKGTVEQTWQFGKERGFDFYSAVTSNVEWQKDKSTYFISSSNVNLLRPDKTIKMVLVEIDPKTNDIKFEMDVDSASRDDVAYRAMVIDPEVFSY, from the coding sequence ATGAGCAAGAATTTCTTAGGTTCTGTTGCCCTTGCGGCTGTTTTGATTAGTGGTATTAGTGTAGGCGTCACGCCACTGGAGGCTGGTGTCTTGGCTCATCACGTGAAGGTTCAAGGCGAGCTTGGATCAGTCTTTATAAACCCTTACGACGTATCTCCGCTAACTGCTGTCATCGATAGAGCCGGCAAAGACATCAAAGATATCCACGTCAAAGTAAAAGGCAAGCCAGATGGCGGCATAGATATCGACTACAACGTCTCAGAGCATGCCTTACTCACGCATGATGGTGTGCCTATTTGGGGACTTTATCCCGACTATCTAAACGAGGTCGTGCTTAGTTATACATTTAACGGAGCTAAAAAGGTTGAGACATATAAAATTTACGCCCAACCTATCGTCACATATAGCCGTGATTTTAGATTCTCACACATGCAAAAAACTCACGTCAAAAAGGTCGATCCTGCCTTTAAAAACAGGCTCTATCTCATAAACAACACGATCACAAGCATCTATAAACCGCTTGATTGGAAAAATGGTGGAGCTGCTAGCTGGAACGACTTTACCGAAAACTACATCGTAGATACCAAAGGTGAGGTCAGATGGTACCTTGACTATCAGAAATTTTACGACCGTAGCGAGAGAAGAGTGATGGATGGGGGTATGATGATGGGCTTTCATCAGCTAAAAAACGGCGATATCAGCTTTGGCATGGCTCAAAGATATCTTAGATATGATCTAATGGGAAAAGAAATTTACAACCGCCCACTACCTAGAGGCTACATCGACCTAAGCCACGAGGTGATGCCACTAAAAGATGATCACGCACTTCTTAGAGTAGCAAAATACAACTATCATCACAAAAATGGCAAAATTTCTCATACCATAAGAGACCACATCATCGAGGTCGATAACACTGGCAAGGTGGTTGAAGAGTGGGATCTAAATGAAATTTTTGGCAACAACGTTTATCGTAGCAACCTCATAAAAGCACTTGATGCTAGGGCTGTTTGCCTAAATATCGACATGGACGCAAAAGAGATCAAGATAAGCGACGATCAGCCATTTGGCGATGTCACCTCCACTGGCACAGGCAGAAACTGGGCGCATGTAAATTCTATCTCATACGATGAGAGCGATGATAGCATCATCCTTTCGCTTCGTCACCAAGGCATCGTAAAGATAGGACGAGATAAAAAAGTAAAATGGATATTAGCCTCGCCTGAGGGCTGGAGCGAGGACTTTAAAGCAAAAGTGCTAACTCCAGTAGATAGTAAAGGCAACAAGATAAAATGTGAAAACTCAAAATGCGAGGGCGAATTTGACTGGTCATGGACACAGCACACCGCATGGCTAACGCCAAGATACGAAAACAAGGGCGACATAAAACATATAAGCGTCTTTGACAATGGCGACGGCAGGGGCATGGAGCAGCCAGCCTTTAAAGAGGACAAATACTCCCGTGCGGTTGAATACAAGATAGATGAGAAAAAGGGCACGGTTGAGCAGACTTGGCAGTTTGGCAAGGAGCGTGGATTTGACTTTTATAGCGCAGTCACTAGCAATGTCGAGTGGCAAAAGGATAAAAGCACCTACTTTATCTCAAGCTCAAATGTAAATTTACTTCGCCCTGACAAGACTATCAAAATGGTCTTAGTCGAGATCGACCCAAAGACAAATGATATAAAATTTGAGATGGATGTGGATTCTGCATCAAGAGATGATGTCGCTTATAGAGCGATGGTTATCGATCCAGAAGTGTTTAGTTATTAA